AGCCAATCCTTACAACCCTTTAAACGTTAAAAAAGGACTCTTACAATGACATCTGAAAAGCAGCACAGTGTGCTCTTGCACACCTGTTTGTTCATTATGAgtgaaaaaaacagataattacatctcctttatttttatgcatcttCTTGAAAATCTTCTCTGCCACTGCCTTGCTCTTGTTGGTGTATATCTGAACCATCAGGTCCACCGTGTCCAGTATGTTTGCGTGCTCCAGGCGGCTCTTCTTGATCGGCTTAAAGCCGTCCTTGGAATAGTCCGCGGTGTGAAGGTACCAGTGGAAGTACTTCATCTCCTTGCTGTCCAGATTTTCCAGTTCATCCTTCAACCACTGCTTGATGTCCTTTCAGAATAAATGAAGGGAAATGGATCAATGTCATCAACAGATAATTGCAGGATTCTGTTGGCCACTATCAGGACTCATAGAGAAATCAGCTCTGGTTAGATCTTTGAAAACAGACTGATTAGGACACTCCTGTGCTTTTAGACTAACAGATGAATTCCTAAATGGTCTGATCCACCattgtctttgtcttctttgtcttcaCGTCCTGAAGGGAACCCAGACATCCCTCACCCTAGAAACACACCCTAAATCATTCTGGAAGACCCCAAAATGTTCTCTAGTTAGATGGGATCTACTTTCCCTCCAGAGGAGGAACCACAGTCTCACACATCACCCTTTACCCATGGTGCCAATAAAAATCCCACTTTCCATAAATCAGCCTGATCTCTGAGAAACACCAAGATAGTTTCAGAAGATTCGACTCACAGCATCGCTGTCCCCTTCTGGGCAGATCTGCTGCCAGCTGTCATCTTTAATCTCTTCAACTCTTTGGATCATTGAATTAGAAGAAACGGGGGAGAATGAAGATTAATGTTGATTAAATATCATTGGATGTTTCACTGTGTTTAAACTCTTTTATCTAtagatgtaatattttataacttttgcAGAAACTTACTTTAGATTGGTTGAAGAGCCTttcaaagaaattaaatcaGTTAGACTAGTCGAGCATCCTTTAAAAGGCATTAAACTTAGCAGACTTTTAACGCCACCAGGCtcagattctggttctggattgGGTTCTGTTGAGCAGCCATCCGGGGCATGGATGGCGATTACTGGACCTGGATTGGAAGATtgttaaaaccaaaaattaacACCAAGTGTTTGGTTGAGATAGTTCAGATGAATTTGCCTTTATCTCATTCCAACCAGGATGTTTGGCTGTAGACACGTGGACCGCCAGCAGAACTCACCTTGCTGAACAAATGGACCAGAGGACAAGCCCAGCTTGGAGGACAGTGGAGCATCAACAGCCTGAAGGTGGTGGATCATCTTCttccaggcagcagctcctttATCCATCACTGTGTCAGCAAGGCAGCTCGCTCTGTTTCCTCTGGTGTGGTTCTTCTCCAGGATGCGTTGCTTCTCAGAGGACTTCAACACACCGTCCGCTGCTAGAGCCTCTGACAGCCGGGTCAGGGTTTCATTTGGAGCTTTCTTAACAAACTCCTCCAGAACCTTGGAGACTTCTTTCTCTACAGGACGGAAGACAAAGGAACTCAGTGAATGTGGTCAAACATGCTGAAGATTCCCTGATCTGATGGGTTAGGATCACAGGAAGGAGACTCCCCTGGTCTCACCACTGGAGTCCCCCAAGGCTCAGTACCTGGACTCCTTCTACAAACCCTGATTGGGTCAGAACATCTGACAACATGGCGTCTCAAACCAGCGCTATGCTGATGATACCCAGCTCTGAACTGAACTGCCGGTCTTCATCCAGACCCTCCATGATGTCTGCATCCTAACTAAACTCTTCACATAATGAACTCTTACTTTCTGCTTCAGCTGGAGAAGACGGCTTCATCTGCTCCTCAGCTCCTGGTATGTCTTTGCCTGTTGGAGCCAATAAAGAGTCGATATCAACGATGATCCAATCCGTTGATGATCTGTGAGACGTTTACAGACCTTTGTTGTTCTTGATCTTCTTCAGGATCTTCTCTGTGACCTCCTTGGTGTTTGTGGCGTACGTCTGAACCATCAGGTCCGTTGTGTCCAGCCGGTCTGCGTCCTCCAGGTCTTTCTTCTGGATTCGGTTGAAGCCGTCCTTGGACTCGTCTGCCGTTTGGAGGAACCAGTGGAAGTACTTCAGCTGTTTGTCGTTCAGATTGTCCAGAGAGTCCAGAACTCGATTGTGAATCTCCTAGATGATGAATAAAGAGAGTTTGAGCACAGATTCTGGTGATAGTAATGAGACAGGAGTGTTTATGCATATTCAAGGTAGTAGAGATAATTACATTTCCtttgtttgtgttgattttCTCCAGGATCGTCTCGGTCACCACTCTGATCTTCTTTGGGTACGTCTGAACCATCAGCTCCACTGTGTCCAGTCTGTCTGCACTGTCCAGTCGGATCTGCTTGATGGGTTTGAAGCCGTCCTTGGACTTGTCCATGGTCCGCAGACTCTTGTGGAAGTACTTCAACTCCCTGTCGCCCAGCTTCTCCAAAGACTCCTTCAGCCAAACCTTGGTTTCCTTTCATGTAAAAATGAGAATAATTAGTGGAACCCCATCATCTAAACGCCTGTCAGCAGAGAGAGGTGATTATCTGAACCTCTCTCTGCTTCTCATCTGTTCTGGAGGTTCTTTGGATCTGGACGTGATGTGTTACTGATTGAGATCTCCATGTTGCCAGGCAGGTTCTGTTTACATGACTCTACATGTCTGGAGCTCATTTCTTACAGCTCTTAGcacttttaaagaaacatcTTGAGCATTGCCAGAATGTTGATGGCTTTTCTAAGATGTGTGTCAGTTAGAAACTGCAGGtggacagatggacagaaaCTCACAGCGTCCTTGTCTCCAGGTGGACAAATGGAGGCCCAGCACTCCTCCTGTTCCTTGGACATCTTGTTGATTTTCATCTTAGGACTCCtgagacatcaggaaatgttcAGATTGATCAAACACGAGACGTGAGGATCCTGTGTTTGGGACACTGGATCCTCAGTCAGGATCAACAGTTGGTACTTACGTCGTCTTGACAGCAGATTTGGTTTTATCTTTAGCTTCACTTTTAGTTTCGGGTTTCTGTTCCAGAACACATTCAGATTCAACACGGTCTTGTCTTGGAGCGCTGCGAAAGCACAGAACATTCAAGGAAAAGACATTCAGATGATTGTGTTCAGGTGTTTACCAGCTGGGGTCCAAACCGAAACCTGTCCACTATGAAAGGCCAACATACCGGCTGGGCCAGCACCAGGTCAGGCATGTCGACCTCTGGTTGGAGGACTCCAGGCCCGGATCAGCCGGCAGCTTTATCGAAGGCTTTTTTATACTGCAACCCAACAGAAGGAGTCAGAACCGAGACCGCTGCTGGGAGGTTCTGTAGTGATGTGGTTCTCCTCACCTGAGCGGTTtggtctttttctgtttgtctttaaacAGCGGAAATCTCTTTGTCTCTTTGTCTTTACACTGATCCATGGTGGATTCACATCCGCTCAGCTCTGGATCTccacctgcagaggaaaactCTGGTCATCGCCCTGCCGCCACTAGATGGACTCTCCTCTCTGAGTTTCTGAAGTAACTGTTCAGAGTAACAGCTCTTGTTCTGCCCACTGCAACAAGAGCTGCTCAGAAATGATGAGTCAGCAGTTTGcagaaaattcaaatgaaaactgtAGGGGTCATGGGAGGTCAAGGTGGTAAAAACGGAGCTAAAACgatcaaaaccaaacagtttTCCTAGTGAAGCTGTTCATGTGTAactactgaaaataaaataacaaacaaaacacacagagagctAACATCCACAAACACAACAGTCAGAAACAACAACGTCCCAGGTGCATTGTGGGAGTTCCTCAGAGCCTCTGCTAGGtgctgattgttttatttctcctctCTGAGTTTCTGAAGTTCATGAGAAACATCCAAACCCTGAGAGCTTCGAGTTCACTGAAGGCACAGCGCCACCTCTTGGTTAGTCAGAAACTTTCTGCTTATCTACAGTAAATCCACATCAGTGAATCATCCTGCAGCACCAATTATAGTTTAACTGCAGTTTAATTGGTGCTGCAggatgacacacacacacacacacacacacacattccctTTCACTCTCCAGTTCAGCGGTAgaaaagtaagtacaccccATTAAAACAAAACGCATAAGCCCCGCCCACTGGAACAAGAGCTGCTCAGAATGATGAGTCAGCAGTTTGCAggaaattcaaatgaaaaatgtaatttattaaagcaTCTTCTTTGTCTCCACTTGTCAGTTTCCTGATCCGACACAAAGACGcctctggttttattttctacagCTGCTAAACCACAGAGGAAAACGTCATTTTATGCAGTTATTCTtgtaattgtattatttttattttcttagtgtgTCACATCATAATCTGTGAATTTAGTTactttttaaccatttaaatGCCACTTTTGGTGAATAAAGTGCATCATAGAAAACAGAATAtcttatgatttttttcatgggaaataatttttctggtgataaaataaattgaagtggtaggaaactaaatgaaaacagaaatcatgATTATTAGAGCCTGAAGTTTCTCTGTTTAATCTATAAAGTAACTGATAAATGATTCCATGTTGTTTCCTCTGATATTAGAGCTGATTGGACCTGAAGCGTTCAGAGTTCAGACACGTCGAGGCTTCGTTACATAACGAAAGCAACAGGTGGAAACACGCTGCAGGACCGTCACGCTCCTCTGCATCTCAAACAGACACCAGAACCGACCCGGATCTCCAACACTGACACAGGGAACAGCTGTGGTTTCTGCACAGCATCAGGGCCAGTTACAGATAAAAAGGTGGAATTTTCCtctgaaaaactcagaaatgttgagattaaactcaaggaaaaaaagtttctcttgCTAAAACAATTgagaaagaaatgaaggaattttTAGAttcttttcacattattttctagaaaaaaaatggaaatttgtgacttttgggaattttctgagtttgaaacgTAGAACATTTTCGATttctcaaactcagaaatttcattgttttttcccAAAACATCTGAGAGTAACCTAAAAAAGTTTTCATCAGGTATTTACAACTTTatgagctcagaaatgtcctcatttttaagaaaatcttctgagattaatcttgtAAGAGAGGAAGGAAATACTATTTAtggagttgttgttgttgactcTTGTCGCCTCCCTGGGTCAAACGGACCCGCCTCTCTCCCTTCCCTTGCATGCAAAGCATAACGTTGGACCGTGCAGAACTTGGGAAGGAGGCTGACAGATCAGAACAGCAAgtagtgatttattttatttggcaaatgaaatgcagcagaTGTTGAAGTCGAGAGGCGACAAATATTCTCAAGGAAGTCCAACAGCCTCAGTCTGGTGGCTCCCAGGATCCGTATGTAAATTAAGGACAGTGTTGCTATTGGCTGAAACTTTCCAACTCGCAGCAGTAAAGATGAGATTCCATAAAAAAGGGTGATGTTAGGAATACGAGgagatttttggtttttgtactGAAGAAGCTGTAAGATGAATCCGTGGAAGAGTGTAATAAATCTCCCAGACCCTTCGTACGTAATTTTAAcaagaaattatttgtttacttatATTTAAGAGTTTAACCACCTTCCGATTCTCCAACAATCTCAAAATATCTGAGGTTTTTTCTCCCACATTTATGACTggaactcagaaatgttttcttttaaataatattttctgtgttgtttgtATTTATCACCCAGTTGATGTTTAATCACAACACAATAATTTAGCCTTTTAAATTCTGcacatgaaaatgaatgaaagtaagaaaacatttaaattgctactgtaactaaacaatatttaactaattaaAAGTAGCAAATATTctctaaaaacaaagtaaaactaactgaattacacaaacaagataaaactgtaatgaaaaaccccaaactataacatttaatgtgtaataaagtatttttactgaACTGTtcctgattttttatttatttctgaatttgcTCCATTTTCCTCCATCTTCAGTTTTTATCTCAAACATTCAGCGTTTATCTGATTCTGAGGAACTTTATAAAGTGTCAGATAAAATATTCACCTGCATCTCTGTAGTTTAGACAGGAAGAACTCGCTAAACTGTGTGTAAGACGAGAAACCTTTCCTTGACCTCAAGCATGTTTTCACCGGCGCTTCTTTAGGAGGTTTTCCTGAGATTCTCCTTGGTGCCTCCGGTTGTCTGTGTGTAGAGATTAACtaactaattaaaatgtaatccTTCCTTGTTATCAGGGCAGCCCCTCCTTTATGTTAAGGTCACTCTCCCACTTCCCATTCCCTCCCTTTCcctgctaataaaaagaaacgtTCTGCAGCAGGACGGCAGAAAGCAAGCAGATCGGCTTGCAGGAGAAAACTAAgcaatgtgttcatttttatataGGTTGAGAAAATCCCTGTCAACTGTAAACGGTTAAAATGTGACCTTCATCGAGGCTCATTGACCAGATAATTACAGATAATTAGATTTGAAAGAGTTTACAGGTCTAAGTCATTTCAGTGAAGGACTAATGTTGAAtatgttagaaataaaattgcacaaacatttaaaaaataacaacacttatatggaaaaattacaataaggtcaGACCTGCtggttgtattgctatatgtttattctaagttctgtaaattcccaccaagttaaaaCTGTCTGGGTTACATGTCAaaggttggacgttgttttcccagctgcatcagaaccagtcagaaccagggTTTGGATCTTTTATCCtcggtataaaactcatgtgttgtttCTGCCTGCAGAGCTTTTCacccagacctgcttcattactgatgGTCCTACAAGCTTCTCTGTGTTCTACACAATACCTGAAGAAACCTGATTGAGAGATTTCACCtgacagtgcttggaaatagttgTTTCCACAACACAGTAAAAGGTTTGtattactcaaataaaatacTATTGACATATTGTCTAAGTTgcaaaaaagcttttaataaaGCAACACTTAAAGAAATAACATATAAAACATCGATAAAACGTTTTCTGGAATTCATAAACTATTTAATCTATCAGTGACTAAAGATAATTTATGCTTTGTTGATGTTAAAATCGTCTCGTTTCAGATTATTCTACAGATTATCTCAAATTATCTGCTGTTTGTTGAACTTTTAAACTTTAGCATGAAACattctaaacattttcagatgaaacGCTGGAGGTTGGCTCACCTGAACCGACCCGTCTCTCTGCTGCAGGATAAAGAACCAGGAGGCAGTTTTCCtctcagaaccaccagaaccgaCCCGATGCAGACGTGGCTCTGCAGACTGAAGCCAATTCGTGTTGATCAACATCTGCTGGGAAACTGTGCTTTTCACTTCAGGAACCCAAACGCTGCAAGGAATTTTATTGGTTTGGATTATTTCCAGAGAGCACAAGCctgaacaaacacaaatcagcaaacagatagaaaggggggaaaaactCTCCCGGTTATTAACACCAGCTGGGGGAGGAGGCAGAACAGCAGGAGCACAAGGGgttaaaaccaaaccaaactctTATTTCCACAAGCAACGCCTTACTATTCAAATTACTGTAGCTGACAGGAGCCAAAAACTTTCATAACAGGGTTGAACATGTAACTGGAgcttttttatgactttatttacaTCCAGAAAAATTAATCAACTGAAGTTTTGCAGGCGATCCATCCTTCAACAGGTTGGGATCGGTCTGTGGgcaaaacaaaacctgttcattacattttttaatcaaagttatTCTTagataaacagattttaaatgagatgttttagggttctgtcactttaaatccataaGAGCTGCAgcaggccacgcccccaactcaacgtttactgcaaaccaggaagttaaagctgcaccttgtaacttttaaaaaatataaatttttgaaCATTTGCTAAAACAATCAGTAAATCATGAGACAaaacatctgtgaaaaaatgagTTCCTCTACCGCCTTCCATCGCTAATtaggaacaaccaatcagagccaggaggcggggcgtagcgctgtcaatcaccacCCTGCTCTGTGTTCTTACCATAGCCACTGAtggataaatggtttttctgtAACTATAAGTACTTTTTCTGCTGTTATCACATTTAGCAGCGCGTACCTGTGGTGAAGgacagcactaagccccgcctcctggctctgattggttgtttttggtgcattttgtCAGACAGCAATGacagctcagggaggagatgtagaggaatataattatattaatagttaaaaatgaTGTTGTTTGGTTAAgatatgttttaacctaaaataaatgtattgtgtCAAATGAACTGAGTCAATCTGACCTAGAAGTCAGGAAGGAATTCAGATTTGGAGAAAATATGGAATAACAATCATTAAAGAGAGGAAAGTTGTTAGTTGAAGCTGTTGTGCAAGAAAGTTCTGGCGCCAGATGATTCCCCTGCTCCCCAGCAGAGGAACTGGGCCGGAGCTCAAGACATGGGAAGGAACCTCTGTTGGACAGATGAGGAGCAAACAATTTGACGAACAGCACttttgaaaacagatgtgaagTTAATGGctctgaacatttctgaggaACTTCCAATACACATCCAGTGTAAGACGGAGCCAGAAAGGCTACATAAATGGAGGAAAGCAACGCCATTGGTCGAGGCTTCCCAGTACACACCAGTAGAGCTGGACTCTATAAGAAACTGATGTCAGAAGTAGAAGGCAAGAGATTTTGGATTTCTGTAACGATGTGCATGTGATGTTTTGTGGTTCAGCAGATGTGCATTAAATCTCTT
The genomic region above belongs to Xiphophorus maculatus strain JP 163 A chromosome 24, X_maculatus-5.0-male, whole genome shotgun sequence and contains:
- the LOC111607626 gene encoding uncharacterized protein LOC111607626, translated to MDQCKDKETKRFPLFKDKQKKTKPLSIKKPSIKLPADPGLESSNQRSTCLTWCWPSRAPRQDRVESECVLEQKPETKSEAKDKTKSAVKTTSPKMKINKMSKEQEECWASICPPGDKDAETKVWLKESLEKLGDRELKYFHKSLRTMDKSKDGFKPIKQIRLDSADRLDTVELMVQTYPKKIRVVTETILEKINTNKGNEIHNRVLDSLDNLNDKQLKYFHWFLQTADESKDGFNRIQKKDLEDADRLDTTDLMVQTYATNTKEVTEKILKKIKNNKGKDIPGAEEQMKPSSPAEAEKKEVSKVLEEFVKKAPNETLTRLSEALAADGVLKSSEKQRILEKNHTRGNRASCLADTVMDKGAAAWKKMIHHLQAVDAPLSSKLGLSSGPFVQQGPVIAIHAPDGCSTEPNPEPESEPGGVKSLLSLMPFKGCSTSLTDLISLKGSSTNLKVEEIKDDSWQQICPEGDSDADIKQWLKDELENLDSKEMKYFHWYLHTADYSKDGFKPIKKSRLEHANILDTVDLMVQIYTNKSKAVAEKIFKKMHKNKGDGCKDWLLDILEELDDRAMKYFHWYLQAGDKSKDGFKPIKKSHLEGADRLDMVELMVQTYATKTREVTRKILEKIEKNKDTVVPEVEEQSTPTSTAAAEEKVLTRMLNDFVKKVPKETLSQLMESLMTANTLKSSEKEIILQNHTRVNMASCFVDIVMEKGTDASKELMNRLQTINPHLSSELRSPSNPDNKVKKSFFSGIRLKRLISEQQEESWHQICPPWDTDAKLKHWLKDSLENLRNKEVKYFRWYLRTADESKDGFKPMKGCRLKYAERLDILDLLLQMYPEKVKLVTEKILEKISSNKAQHWILDFFEELGDKELKYCQMLLQSTDKLKGGIRSLKRAPVEDGGKVDAADVMMKMYSSDTREEVEKVLNELKDSTDDVLSDDDQLSNPSSSSAAAVEKRTKNMLLDLIRKVSKETLEQVVEALVADKVLSASDRKSILEKNRTRVNKASCLVDMVYERGAEDCQKVILQVQRIDPALHSDLKLSQQVLFKRLRSKMKDNGKTKGEEEEEEEEEAEE